CCAGATACGCCTGCACGGAATGGTCGTCGGCAGGAGACATGCGCCCGGTCGCCGCGCCCAGCTCGAGGCAGCTCCGCAGATCAGTCAGTCGGTGCAGCCTGACCCCCGACTGCTGCAGCGCGCTTGCTCCGCCCTGCTGGCGGTCGAACATGACCAGACAGTCCGCGACCTCGGCTCCCGCCTGCCGCAGCCCCTTCACGAACGCCAGCTTGCTCCCGCCATCGGTGATGAGGTCCTCGTAGAGGAGCACCCTGCTGCCGGGCGGCACACAGCCCACGACCTGACCGCTGATGCCGTGGCCCTTTGGCTCCTTGCGCACGTAGGCGAACGGCTTGCCTACTCGCTCAGCCAGCCACGCCGCGAAGGGGATGCCGGCCGTCTCCCCGCCTGCGATGAAGTCGGCGTCCATGTGTTCGGCATGGTAGAGCCAATGGGCGCACGCAGTCACAATGCCCCTGGCCCACGGATAGGATATGAGAACACGGCAGTCCACGTAGACTGGGCTCCGGTTGCCCGAAGCGAGTATGAAGGGATCGTGGGACGACACCTTGAGCGCGCCGGTCTCCCACAGCGCCGCCGAGACGATGCCCTGTATCTCCTCTCTCACCCCGCACTCCTCGCTGATTTCACTGCGCGCTCTGCGCGGTTCCATCGCGTGCTGCGACTAGCCGATGCGGCGGTAGTGGGTATCCTGGTCGCCCTCGGCGGGCAGGCCCACCTGCTCGCGCACCAGCGATGCCAGGTGCTCGGGCGGGCCGACGAGTTCGATCTCGCTCGCGCACACCAGCTCCGGCACGTCCGCCATTTGCGTCAGCGCCTCCACCGGGCAGATATCTACACACTTCATGCAGCCCTTGCAGTAGCGGTAGTCGGGCCCCTTCATCACCATCGCCGGGCGCCCGCGCTTGTCCTCGCCGCGGTGGAAGATGAAAACGTAGTCGGGGCAGGTCATGTCGCAGCGCCCGCAGTCAATGCACTTGTCGCGGTGATACCGGGGGATGTAGCCCTGGCGCGACGCCCCCAAGTTGCGCCGCACCGTGTTGCCGCCGTTGACGATGGCCCCGCCCAGCGGCGCGTTCTCGTAGCCCAGGTCCGGCTGCGGGCGCTCGCGCGACGGCGCGGCGAACCCGCTGGCATCATCGAACTCCACCAGCACCAGCTCGTCGTGGCCGCGGTCGAAGGTGCGCAGGTTGGGCTCCACCAGCTTGGGGTAGCGGTCGGTGAAAGTCTCGGCGATGGTGTCGCGCACCGCCTGCGCTTCTATGAACCCCGCGGCCTTGGTGATAGCCCCCAGCATGGCGGTGTTGACGCGGGTTTTCTCTTCGTTGGCGATGCGCAGCGCGTCCACCACCCCCAGCCGCCGCACCGGGGCGCGCAGCAGTTGCCGCATCAGCGCCGGGTCGCGCGCGGTGCTGGCGATGATCACCGTGTCCTCGTTCACCCCGTGCAGCAGGCCCGGCAGCGCGAACAGCCCGTCGTGGAACAGCGCCAGCAGGTGCGGCTCCTCCACCGGGCTGTTGGTGCGCACCTCGCAGTCGGGCAGGCACACCCGCACGTACGCCTTGACCGGGGAGCCCTTCTTTTCGGCTCCATAGGACGAGAAGTTGGCGCCGTTGAACCCCTGCCGCAGCACCAGCGCCTTGGCCAGCATCTGCCCCGCCAGGTTGGCCCCGAACGCCCCCACCGACTCGAATCGCATCTCGTAATAGCCCAGCTCGTTGGTCCGCGGCAGGGCCGGCCTCGATTCCGCCATCACGTCTCTCCCTTCAACCGCGGTCGGGTCGGGCAGCCGTCCTCGGCTGCCGCCGACTGAGCGCAACTGCCCGCATCGGCGCAGCCAGGCGAGACGCCTGGCCTACCGGGTGTCGCCTCATGGGTAGGGCAGCCGTCCTCGGCTGCCGCCTCTGCGTCTGTTTCCAGGGCATCCGATTGTTCTCCTATCATACTTGTGGCGACTGTGGATTACAGGCGCGCGAGGAAGCCGGGCGCTGGCTCCGGCAGGCGCCGGTCGCTTGCGCGGCGTATATGGAGCTTGTAGGGGCAAGGCATGCCTTGCCCTCACGCGCGCCCACTCGCGGCCTTCGTGCCGGAGCCTGGGCGAAAGGGGCAGCGCATGGACGACAAAGTCGCCCTCCCACCGGGCAAGCAAGGCCTCTATCTCGCGCTGGCGTCCCTCGGAGGCGTCGTTCTCGTTCGCGGCAGCGGATTCTGCTGACCCTCCCTCGTCGCCGTCCTGGTAGGACTGGCAGCGTACGCTTGCGCCATCAGCGTGAAGGGCGTGATCAGGAACGAGGCGCGGCTCGCGGGAGCAGCCGGGGCCCTCATCGGCCTCTTATCGCTGGCGGCGATGATCGGCTACTTGTGGGCCGTGTTCAAGCCGTGACCGGCGGCCCGCGGCGGCGCGATCATTCATGGCAGGAGCATGGGCGATGAGACAGGTCCCGCCCTGGGTCGGCTACGACCGCATGGCTGCGACCGGCGAGTACGGTGCGCTTGTGAACGCGGCGGGCGAGCTTGCTTTGTCCTCCGACGGGCAAAACGAGGCGGCCTTCTTTCGGTCGGTTCTGCGCGGGCGCAACGCCGTGCTCGATGTCGGATGCGGGCCCGGCTTCCCGCTGGTGGTTCTGGCCCACTGTGTGACCAGTCCGTGCGGCCTGGATGCGGCTCCCGCGATGCTCGCCCTCGCGCGAGCGACCATCGCTGCGCTCGGGGTTCGCAACGCCACGCTGGTGCGCGGCATGGCTGAGGCCCTGCCCTTCGCCGACAACGCCTTCGACGGTTTCGCAGTCTGCGGTACGCTCGGGAGCGTCCCCGATCCTGCTCCCGTCGTGCGCGAGCTGGCCCGCGTCGCCGCAGCCGGGGCGGTGGTCGCCAGCATCGGGCAAGACTTCCGACACCGGTTGAGTGCAGGCAAACCGCGAGGCGAAACTTGGCTCCGCTGCGATCGTCGCGGCCTGGCGCTGCAGGTCGTCCGCTATTTAACCGATCCCTATCGGATATGGTACGAGCGCCATGTGCTCGACCCGGCCAGCGATTTCGCGCAACAGCTCCTCGCTGACCCGGAACTGTGCACGGCGGGACGCATAGCGACGGACCTGTCGCCCCGGGACTTGCCGGCGGGGGCCGTCCTTGACTCCTTCTGCGAGGAGGAAGCGCAGTTCGACCCGGAGACACTGCGCGAGGTCTTCGAGCAATCGGGGTTTGCCACGGAGCGGCAACACGTCGCCCTCAGCTACGGGGTCCCGCACATCTTCTCGGTGTTCCGCCGCCGCGGCTAACCGGGACGCGCGCAGGGTTGGAACGCAGCCACCCTGGCCGCCATCGCGGCAATGCCGGCTGAGGCAGCCGGCCTCCGCAGCTGCCTGATATCTGCGAAATCTGCGAAATCTGTGG
This genomic stretch from Armatimonadota bacterium harbors:
- a CDS encoding 2-oxoacid:acceptor oxidoreductase family protein; protein product: MAESRPALPRTNELGYYEMRFESVGAFGANLAGQMLAKALVLRQGFNGANFSSYGAEKKGSPVKAYVRVCLPDCEVRTNSPVEEPHLLALFHDGLFALPGLLHGVNEDTVIIASTARDPALMRQLLRAPVRRLGVVDALRIANEEKTRVNTAMLGAITKAAGFIEAQAVRDTIAETFTDRYPKLVEPNLRTFDRGHDELVLVEFDDASGFAAPSRERPQPDLGYENAPLGGAIVNGGNTVRRNLGASRQGYIPRYHRDKCIDCGRCDMTCPDYVFIFHRGEDKRGRPAMVMKGPDYRYCKGCMKCVDICPVEALTQMADVPELVCASEIELVGPPEHLASLVREQVGLPAEGDQDTHYRRIG
- the pyrE gene encoding orotate phosphoribosyltransferase; protein product: MREEIQGIVSAALWETGALKVSSHDPFILASGNRSPVYVDCRVLISYPWARGIVTACAHWLYHAEHMDADFIAGGETAGIPFAAWLAERVGKPFAYVRKEPKGHGISGQVVGCVPPGSRVLLYEDLITDGGSKLAFVKGLRQAGAEVADCLVMFDRQQGGASALQQSGVRLHRLTDLRSCLELGAATGRMSPADDHSVQAYLADAAAWHDQRGYEYHEPRR
- a CDS encoding methyltransferase domain-containing protein, which gives rise to MRQVPPWVGYDRMAATGEYGALVNAAGELALSSDGQNEAAFFRSVLRGRNAVLDVGCGPGFPLVVLAHCVTSPCGLDAAPAMLALARATIAALGVRNATLVRGMAEALPFADNAFDGFAVCGTLGSVPDPAPVVRELARVAAAGAVVASIGQDFRHRLSAGKPRGETWLRCDRRGLALQVVRYLTDPYRIWYERHVLDPASDFAQQLLADPELCTAGRIATDLSPRDLPAGAVLDSFCEEEAQFDPETLREVFEQSGFATERQHVALSYGVPHIFSVFRRRG